ACTGATATCAGCTAGTCATATCTCTACTCAGTGATCAGGTGTAACGATTTCTCTTTCCTTAAAAAATATCAGCCGGATCAGAAACTGTCTATGCACTATCCAATGCAACGTGATCCATATATAAATCAGTTAAAAttttgtatatgtgtttgtttaaaatttgaGACATGTTTAACGTACTGATGAAAGGTTTCACCTTCATCGCAATATATCGTTCAGAATTATTTGTTTCCATTAGTGGTTACTGTCTATTTTGAAGGTTTTAAGGCTACGTTTATCGAATTGGTTGAGAAACTCAATGGCACCCGAAATAACACTACACACTACTTTCGATTTTGAGTTCATACGTTTCGACGAGAGTTCCCATAGTTATGGCATCAAACGGAAACTTTCTTAGAATTATGTAGTCCTTTTGTCAATTAGATGAGAATTTCAACAGAATTGAATACGTGTTCCACGTACCAACACAGGTATACTTGCTGACATGACATTCCGCAATTTTAACTCAATGGCATTTATTTTTGAGCCGCTTAAAGGTTTTATGAAACCATAACTGAAGCAAGTGAAAATCTGCCTCTTTTCCGTCATTCTAGTGTTTCATTCAAGTTTTAATTACTTTCAGGGTAGAACTGTGAGATTTTTTAATATGCCTTTTGGAGAAGGAAGAGATTTAGCATTGATGGTTAACGTGTGTATGAATGCTttgcttttttttcttaattttgtgATGGTACCTGGCAATACACGCTTCTGAGAAACACCAGTTATGATAGATTTGTGCATTTCGATTTATTTTGGTTTATATTCCGTTTACTGTTTTACGTTTACTGACTACATATAACTTAAACTAATCAATATCTCATCTTTTATTTCAGGAACGACCTAGTTTTTCCTTCCGAATGGACTGAGCGATGGGACAACTGATTTCTGGTGAAAATCaaaggaggagattcgaaacatggttgaaagcgaaacgtacaagttcttAGGTGAATTTGCCACACGATGATCAAGAAAGAACTGCAGGACTGTCAATGATATATTGAAGAGTTTTTTGTGGGCCGACAACAAGGTGGAGGCAAAAACACGTTTGCCGTGCTCTTGTTGACCTACAGTTTCtgggtgaagtggaccaagactgacttggagcgtcggacaatccttcccttcctatatgaccgtaagaacttggccggcgccgttattgactccAAATATTTGaactcccgaaacgtgtacattaagtatactgccgctaacagcaagtcagacttatctggatatggcgtccatatacagataagtctgacttgcggttagcggcagtataatgggtagctaatcccaagccccattaatttcgttctctgtacaatttcgcaagttctagcaAGTTCTAGTTCTAgtctagcaactacgaattgtgtggttataatgctcatgctcatgctttcCAGATCCAGCAGTTTCGAAGATACTTCGTAGGGAGCCATAACCGCCACAacatctatcgcgctgtgtgtaaAGCGGACTACGCCAAGATTGTGCAGCAACAGCTCTCTGTAACCGATTCGATATGTATTTTTTCTACACCTCATTAATAGAATGTTTCGTTATACCAGCTCTAAATGTGatacaaattataaaaaagtattcattcgTGGAAGTATATTCTTTAAAGGATGATCTAGACCTTCCAAACTTTCCTTTAATTTTAATCTTGATGTTCTACATGAACAACAAAGAATTTCATGGGGTCTTGGTAGTAATTTGAAGTTGGATAAGCTACTTAGGACAAAATAACATGAGAATATTCCAATTTCAGTATTCCCAAATGATACAAATTCAATCAATACTCcgaactattcttgagttctgATCTTGGTCGTCTGTATGATCAACAAAGCGTTCTACAGAGTCTtggtcatatttttgtgttAGAATAGCTCCATGGGGCATCACTTACCTATTGCGAACAAGTATTCCCAGGACATCTATGGCACTGCAAACTGTTCTTGAGCTCAGGTCTTGAAGGGGTATGTTTGGTCAACAAAACGTTCTGCGGGGTCTTGGCCATACTTTTCAATCGTAATTGGTTCGTAGAACATCATTTCACTATTGTAAACATGTCACAGTATTCTCAGAACTTCAACgttactccaaactattcttgtgCTCAGGTCTTGAAGCCCAATATGGTCAATAAAGTTACCTACGGAGTCTTTGCTTCTATTTTTGAGTTggcttggaaagaggcttccgagaagcgtggAAGGAGGGTAACAGCCTTCTACAGGTCTTTTATGACTATTGAGGggttccgagtctcttaaaactaggcttccgggccagttgaaaggagactttcggacctttgaaaggaggcttccggacctcttgaaagaagactacagggcctcttgaaatgcggttttcgggcctcttgaaagaagccttccgggcctcttgaatgaaggcttccgtgcctcttaaaaagaggctgccgggcctcttgggaggagCCTCCCgggcttctttaaaagaagctgccgggcctcttgaaaggaggtttacacgcctcttgaaaggaggcttccatactgattgaaagcaggcttgcgggtctcttgaaaggaggcttccacgcctcttgaaagaaggcttccgcgcctcttgaaagcaggctttcacgcctcttgaaaggaggctttcggggttcttgaaagtaggcttccagccctcttaaaaggagggtttctagcctttcgaaaggaggtctctcaaaaggaggcttccgagctgcttgcaaggaggcttctgagaagcATAAAAGGAGGTTAACAATCCTTTTGCAATAAAGCTACTGACTTTTCcgaaaaaagccttcatgcctctcaaatggtGGCAACAGAAACTTTAGACCCTAGATAGATCATGCATAATTTTGTGACGATCAagtagaaaattttgaaaatttgtttcttcgttgttttttcctgttgatcttttgtcccgcaGCCTTTCATACATTTGTGTTGGTGCGGAgcgcaggattcaattggctttgagtacgaacttttcggaatccaattttattcCACCTCGCGTTTTCAAAAGCACCACTTTTATTAATGAAGCAACGAGCagctgtcatctttttattccacgcatgctgcgacgcagcacaGCTAAAATAAACAGACGATAGTTATTTGCAGCTTCTTTGTTGAGATTAGGGCCTCTGAAAATGCGAGGTGAAAattgtttattaaaaaaatattgagaatCGCTGCTCCAAACTATTTGTGAGCCAGATCTTTAAGTTTTGTAAGAAGTATTGAGTTGAAATAGCTCAACAAAACACTATTTCGATATTCTGagtatgttgaaaatttccctAAACATCAACAGTACTTCAAACCTTTCGTTGGTTCGTATCGTGAAGGTTTTTATAGTCAGTAAAGTGATCATCCCGTTGACCTTATCtttgagttggaatagctccgtGAGACATCATTTTGTCATTATTTTCACATCATCTATCGTATTGTatactattcttgagttcagatcttgaccTTATtttaaactagtcgacccggcagacgttgtcctgcatagtaggcggaaaTGTGCGTTTtcaactgcccatgcaaagattcccatacaaactcaagttttagtttttcacaattttcttaGCTTTAGTCTTGGTCTCCACATGGGAGAATACcctataaacccgtcggaaactataacgaatgtttctgctgaagaaatgaaaaaatccatccagccgtttttgagttatgcggatacgaacacagaccatttcatttttatatataagattggAATAGCTTTATGGGACATCATTTCGCTATAGTCGGTACTCTAaattattcttgagttcaggtctcGAAGATCCGTATTATTGAGATCTTCAGCTAAGCTAAACTTTTGAGTTGAAGAAATCTAATGCGTCTATAATGATGTAATGATCTCCCGGAGGCTAATCCAACTCATACCAATGGAGGGGTCATTGCATATCTTTATGTTGATTATTTAGATTATCGATTGCCTCTTGGAAAGAaggttccgggcctcttggaaggagggttccgagcctcttggaaggagggttccgagcctcttggaagaaggttccgggcctcttggaaggagggttccgagcctcttggaaggaggcttccgagcctcttggaaggaggcttccgagcctcttggaaggaggcttccgagcctcttggaaggaggcttccgagcctcttggaaggaggcttccgaacctcttgaaagaaagcttccgagcctcttggaatgagggttccgagcctcttggaaagagggttccgagcctcttggatggaggcttccgaacatcttgaaagaaagcttccgagcctcttgacagaaggcctccaagcctcttggaaggagggttccgagcctcttggaaggaggcttccgaacctcttgacaggaggcttccgagcctcttgacaggaggcttcctagcctctggaaaggaggcttccgagcctcttgaagggaggctttcaagcctcttggaaggaggcttccgagcctcttgaaagaaggcttccgagcctcttgaaaggtggcttccgagcctcttgaaagaaggcttccgagcctcttgaaaggagggttccgagcctcttggaatgaggcttccgagcctcttggaaggagggttccgagcctcttgggatgaggcttctgagcctcttggatggaggcttccgagcctcttgacaggaggcttccgagcctcttgacaggaggcttccgagcctcttgacaggaggcttccgagcctcttgacaggaggcttccgagcctcttgaaaggaggcttccgagcctcttgaagggaggctttcgagcctcttggaaggaggcttccgagcctcttggaaggaggctttcgaccctcttggaaggaggcttccgagcctcttgaaaggaggcttccgagcctcttggaaggaggcttccgagcctcttggaaggaggctttcgaccctcttggaaggaggcttccgagcctcttgaagggaggctttcgagcctcttggaaggaggcttccgaacctcttgaaagaaggcttccgagcctcttggaaggaggcgtccgatcctcttggaaaaaaacttccgagcctcttggaaggaaacttccgagcctcttggaaggaggcttccgagcttattggaaggaggcttccgagactaaTGGAATGAGGCTTCCTAGGATCTtggaaggaaacttccgagccttttagaaggaggcttccaagcatcttggaaggagacttcgaaccctcttggaaggagacttccaagcctcttggaaggagacttccgagcctcctcGATGTAGGCTTCCGAACTTAGTTTAGaataatattttcaacattttcgtCCCGGTTGTAATCTAAtcgaagatttttaaaatttgttcattcgacgttttgtccttatgatcttttgtcccacagtcCTTCATACACTGTACTGGTGGACAGGATTCAAATGTTTTTGATTTACCCATCACCATGAATGTACAATACACAGTattagaataaaaaatattaaatcttTATCAATACGTTTTTATTGGAACTGTAATACTTCCGCCATTACGCAattctgaaggcaatccacCAAGGTGTCCGAAGAGgatgttccaggaattccaaatcCTCTTGGGAtgtcgacgggaatcctccaggaattccgacggaaatATTCCAAGTATTCCGACGGGCATGTTCCagagattccatcggaaatcctcctggaattccaacgtgaatgATCATGGATTTCGTAggaaatgtttcagggatgTAGAAGGAAATTGCTGAAGTATTCCAAAGACCAAAGCAACATGTCGAGGGATCccaaagcaaatcgtcgagggactccGAATGAATCCTCGTGGGATTCcgtaaagaatcctccagcgatttcggggggaatcctccagggatgttgaagcaactcgagggattccgaagcaaatcatcgtcgaatgattccgaagcaattcatcgaatgattccgaagtaaatcgtcgagggaGTCCGGACTaaatcttcgaggaattccgaagcaaacggTCGATGTATTTTGAagcgaatcgtcgaatgattccgaagcaattcgttaGAGGGATTTCGATCGTCAAGGGATTGCGAAGCAAATCATTGAGGGattccgaggcaaaacgtcgagaaaCTCCGAATTAAATATTCAAGGTATTCCGAAGCATAtcgtcgaagtattctgaaaaaaatcgtcaaagaattccgaagcaaatctccgaatgattctgaaacaaatcttcgaaggaattccatagcaaattaatcagagattctgaagcaaatcctcctTTGTGGGGTATCCCCCACAAATTCCCAAAAGATATCCCTCAAATATACCGAAAGGAATCTAGTGTGAATacttctggattccggttggaatacttcgatgattctgaaaggagttctttagagattccaatgaTAATTCTTCTTGGAATTGTGGAGATTATAATGCTGCTAGGCAGGCGCTACACTCACATGCCTTTGACTGCTGGCAAGGTACTACGATTACTTTGATTGCTATTTTGGTagctctccgttgttgttcatatcaagcttactttgatgaTTTTAAATCAATTAGAGTTTGTCTTTCTATAATTACCACCAAGTGCCACACCGGAATTTTTCTCAGAAATGGGAGATAAgttcatttgtcttccactcatttcattatgatagtACGAATATGGGAAATAACTCATTtgtctttacaatttttaagtaATTCATTGACtatatattgaaaattgatatcactgTTGATCAACTTTGAAAATCCTTTGATTTgacctacacagttggcaaaaaatctgctcttttatttttcacaatttttaacaaattaaataaataatcattCAGTGAGTGCGAGTACTAGATGGaagtttgagttttctaaatgtcacttcgatctgtcaaaataatgcACGCTTTACAACATCGTCAAGCGTCGAAATTAATATCGAAATCGCATTAAAGTTTCGATCCATATAACGGACCGGATAGGTTTTACTGTGTAGctttgaatttgaaaattttttctTCCGCCAAAATTGTTAATTTGTACatcattgaaattaaaaataattaaaaagtcATTCCGCACGTGGAAATAAAAGTAAGGAAAATGGAGCTACAAGAAAAGGTATGCGGACAATTGGGCATAAACTTCTAGTTAGAACAAAACCAGATGAACCATCGCTCAGTGACATGGGATTAGTTTCCTCAGTTACGTTATTTAAAGCAATTTTACCAAGACTTGTATTCGATTCTTCACTTATTTATAGAAATGATTTTCCCTTCGATCTGCTATAAAACGGATTTATCTTTTTACATTAAGGTGGCTTGCCTTTCATAAATATTTGTGGCAAGACTGTTCGGTCCTGACTTTGCAGTAGCTCGACTTCGGTTCGCCTTCGTTCTCTTAGTAGGGTCATGCGTATGGTGAGAGTGAGTATGGTTTAGAAACCGGTGTTTTCTTTGCTATACATGTTCACTTTTGCAGCTCTGGATTCTCCTCCTATAAAGTACGTTGAGGTATAATAAAACTCTAATAAAACTTGTGTCAAGGTTGTGCTACATTCGTTAATCGGAACAGAAGTACAGCTTCTTATTTCTATAGTTTATCTCCCGGAATTCTCACCTCGGTTTTTAATCTTGCGACAGGGGAGATAGTCAGCACTACAAATCTGGCTTGAATATGTTATCAAAGTTGATCACTAGACTAAATCCTACTGTTCTCAATTTTACACTGGAAAATGTTAACCTTGTCGTTTTATCGTTTGCCTAGAACTCTGGATACTACCTTTCTGTTTCACAGGAGAGTGTAACGCTTCAGCAACTGAAATCTATGTTGGTCCGCTTCTTTATACGCGGATTTAGCTTCAAATTCGTCCTTTGGAACGTTCAGTTTTTGTTTCTTATGTTTTGCCCGCCTACCATGGGCTCTTAGCCTACTCAGCTTGCACAGCCTGCTATGTTTATCGTACGATTCTACTGGGAGAAACGCTCTTGGTTGTTGGAGAGCCTGTGAGATAGTTTCGAGTGTTCAAGCAGGGACATTGGAATGAAGGAATCCAAACAGATTGAAGAACTTGGAGCTTCACAGATCATAGGTGGGGTCGGAAGGTTAATTTACCTTCTGTCGAAGAAAGAATTGGGGACAGTAATGGGGTTCACAAGGCACTTAAATTAGATAATTTATACATACTTCGAAACACCGTTCAAAAAGTTCGAAAAATCAACATCATTGAAATCGTAACATTTGATCCGTACGTTAGGTAAACGCGAAGACAATGGTTCATTTATGATTCGATACAGACTAGCAGAAGCCCTCTAACCAATTTAAAAGCATTACGTCTAATAATTCTACAAAACGTTTCGTGTTCATATTCTTTACGCAATTTAAAATGCACTACTTAATATCACATTATATGTGGTGTACCTTCGGGCTAAACTATCATTACATATTTTTTCTACAATTTGAATCGCTAAGGTTTAGTTCGAAAATTACAATTCAGGTTGCAACAATCAAGGTAATTGGAGCGGATTCGCTTTAGCGTTTGGAATTTCTCACGATGATAATTACTGTTCGAAACATGTTGAAAGAGTTTCACTTGAGTTGGTTAATATATGCTGTTCGAATTAAAGAAAATTGACCGTTTCAATATATGTAAAATTGTTTCTTTTTTGAATGCGAAATAGTGCTAGGATGCAGGGGTATTGTAGAAATAGCAGCAAATCATTTTAGAAAGACCATGATTCTAGTAGATACAGGTTTTGTTTAAATTATAATCTGTTTCATTTTATTTCAGTCTTATCTCAGCTAAGATGTAGACGTTTTATTATGAGAATATTTTAATCAGTTGTGATTCTTTGTTCTTGAACTTCATTTGATCACTGAATTATATGTATCTGGAATGGACAAATCAGAACGTGCAGTTAACTTCATGGCGATCGGGGAGCTGATGAGGTGCGTTATTCGGATATTGGATAGAATTAACTTTTACGGCAGAGCAGTTATCTATTTTGCACGTAAGGGGCGTtaactactttttgagatttctcgACACCCTCTAGCACGCTAAAAATATCCACATAAACCAGACGACATCAGAGATAGACAACTTTTAATAGACGGTATTCCCCGACGTTATAAATGTGAGGTCCACTTGAGG
The nucleotide sequence above comes from Armigeres subalbatus isolate Guangzhou_Male chromosome 3, GZ_Asu_2, whole genome shotgun sequence. Encoded proteins:
- the LOC134219781 gene encoding nascent polypeptide-associated complex subunit alpha, muscle-specific form-like, which gives rise to MLGSLLLKGSEVSFQDPRKPHSISLGSLLPISSEASFQEARKFPSKRLGSFFPRGSDASFQEARKPSFKRFGSLLPRGSKASLQEARKPPSKRVESLLPRGSEASFQEARKPPFKRLGSLLPRGSKASFQEARKPPSKRLESLPSRGSEASFQEARKPPVKRLGSLLSRGSEASCQEARKPPVKRLGSLHPRGSEASSQEARNPPSKRLGSLIPRGSEPSFQEARKPSFKRLGSHLSRGSEAFFQEARKPPSKRLESLPSRGSEASFPEARKPPVKRLGSLLSRGSEASFQEARNPPSKRLGGLLSRGSEAFFQDVRKPPSKRLGTLFPRGSEPSFQEARKLSFKRFGSLLPRGSEASFQEARKPPSKRLGSLLPRGSEASFQEARNPPSKRPGTFFQEARNPPSKRLGTLLPRGPEPSFQEAIDNLNNQHKDMQ